The Montipora capricornis isolate CH-2021 chromosome 1, ASM3666992v2, whole genome shotgun sequence genome contains a region encoding:
- the LOC138041449 gene encoding glutamate receptor ionotropic, NMDA 1-like, translating into MKFRTHREFVKYLLLLFWTCRFFSSAESVKQLININVALFGDRTSYGETLSLPNYYNRTKNLTRISLRVNPIPLNGASFGEISRTFCSKILERSVSVIILQTNREKLACYVAHLASYFQIPVISSGNRAPPLPDKKQFSTYIYNHPSSSTAHFRVLVDLFSFAGKRRAFIIVNDDASYGLALQYFNENSSINIINLGASDNEQQDIVKHLLTIKSSTASVVFLYCRSKLAHIILWLAKDFRLINDDVLWILSEKAVRDIQDTHLLPSLVYLIRQQRRSRQEDFYRRQLIDSLSLLQRTFASLSVEGVHDYLRKPTNCFEAAVWSKGRELYGLLSAAAGMNDMSNHKSSSYEILYLQTPGKEEKVWVQLGRWTSEEGLTFQPSQWSNFEKQSTGDSPILRAAVVEYPPLTMKADFDKTIGCFQGLECKKYIGNTMNFTRHCCYGLAIDVLKHVKTQLQFDPVVYFVRDGNYGAKNTTADEWNGVVRDVLDGEADIAIDLMANEARSEVIDFSLRWTYTGLALLVLVGEKEVETLDFSFFEPFTVYLWISIIGVVNVYLGILWFADRISPFGYHRSFRTGNREKFDLSGSMWYCWGVCFDNQFVNSRPRSFSARAMAVALAIFALMCVTSYTANLTAHLVSDDTRPYVTGIRDPKLTDPNNEISYGVVKSSYVDSYFELNEDPIMRSMFVRMREKKTFVDNFTDGVERVKNRNLDIFISEVLSLDYEVAKQKSPTYPRLQVIGASSPFAETGYSYAFRKSSPWKPKFDFVINRMKADNKPSELYKKWVSSGDEKSEDYHQMLSARSLSGTFFLGASLAFVSLFFLFLENKLFAKGFIYTDMMGNHVVEKGQRKYSEEVKKKLLDLSKLSKEAAEFPDISGYLHDKRRSTLMLRSFYNPTTVKRKYEEVGESTTATSYV; encoded by the exons ATGAAGTTTAGGACTCACAGGGAATTTGTCAAGTATTTACTACTGCTTTTCTGGACGTGTAGATTTTTTTCATCGGCGGAGAGCGTGAAACAGTTGATCAATATTAATGTTGCGCTTTTTGGGGACCGAACAAGTTACGGAGAAACCTTATCCCTGCCTAATTACTACAACCGCACTAAAAATCTCACTAGGATATCGCTGCGGGTTAATCCTATTCCACTCAATGGTGCATCTTTCGGGGAAATTTCCAGAACGTTTTGTTCGAAAATACTGGAAAGAAGTGTGTCAGTAATCATATTGCAGACAAACCGCGAAAAATTGGCGTGTTATGTCGCGCATTTGGCATCGTACTTTCAAATACCTGTCATAAGCAGTGGAAATCGAGCACCCCCGCTGCCAGACAAG aaacaatTCAGCACTTATATTTATAACCATCCATCCAGTAGTACTGCGCATTTCAGGGTGCTTGTAGACCTGTTTAGTTTCGCTGGTAAACGTCGAGCTTTCATTATCGTGAACGATGATGCATCGTACGGACTGGCATTGCAATATTTCAACGAAAACAGCTCCATAAATATCATTAACCTGGGTGCAAGTGACAATGAACAGCAAGATATTGTTAAACATTTGTTAACGATCAAATCAAGCACTGCCAGTGTGGTGTTTCTATACTGTCGCTCAAAACTCGCACATATAATTCTATGGCTCGCGAAGGACTTCCGACTCATTAACGACGATGTTTTATGGATTTTATCTGAAAAAGCAGTGCGTGACATCCAAGATACCCACCTCCTCCCAAGCTTGGTTTATCTCATACGTCAGCAAAGACGATCGCGCCAAGAGGATTTCTACCGAAGGCAGTTAATTGACAGCTTGTCATTATTACAGCGAACGTTTGCATCCTTGAGTGTTGAAGGCGTGCATGATTATTTGAGGAAACCGACAAACTGTTTTGAAGCGGCTGTATGGAGTAAAGGCCGCGAGTTATACGG ATTACTCTCCGCGGCAGCTGGCATGAATGACATGAGCAACCACAAAAGTTCATCCTACGAAATTCTATATCTTCAAACCCCGGGTAAAGAGGAAAAGGTTTGGGTTCAACTGGGAAGGTGGACATCTGAAGAAGGACTGACTTTTCAACCAAGTCAATGGTCAAATTTTGAGAAACAAAGCACAGGAGATTCTCCGATATTAAGAGCTGCAGTGGTGGAGTATCCTCCGCTGACCATGAAGGCCGATTTTGACAAAACTATTGGCTGTTTTCAGGGATTAGAATGTAAAAAGTACATTGGTAACACTATGAACTTTACCAGACACTGCTGTTATGGCTTAGCAATAGACGTGCTCAAGCATGTTAAGACGCAACTTCAATTTGATCCTGTTGTCTACTTCGTCCGCGACGGAAACTACGGCGCCAAAAATACCACTGCAGACGAGTGGAACGGTGTTGTGCGGGACGTATTGGACGGTGAAGCGGACATTGCAATTGACCTAATGGCGAACGAAGCGCGCTCGGAGGTTATTGATTTCTCTCTGCGATGGACGTATACTGGACTTGCTTTGCTTGTACTTGTGGGAGAAAAGGAAGTAGAGACGCtggatttttctttctttgaaccGTTCACTGTTTATTTGTGGATAAGTATTATAGGAGTGGTAAATGTTTacttgggtatcctgtggttCGCGGACAGAATTAGTCCCTTTGGTTATCATAGGTCGTTTCGCACTGGAAATCGTGAAAAATTTGATTTGAGTGGAAGCATGTGGTATTGTTGGGGAGTTTGTTTTGATAATCAGTTTGTGAACTCGAGACCACGGAGCTTCAGCGCACGAGCGATGGCAGTGGCTTTGGCAATTTTTGCACTCATGTGCGTGACGTCATATACGGCGAACCTTACCGCTCATTTGGTATCTGATGACACAAGACCTTACGTCACTGGTATCCGGGATCCGAAG TTAACTGACCCAAACAACGAGATATCTTACGGGGTTGTTAAGTCAAGTTATGTCGACTCCTACTTTGAACTGAACGAAGATCCCATCATGCGGTCCATGTTCGTGCGCATGCGTGAAAAAAAGACTTTCGTGGATAACTTCACCGATGGAGTGGAACGTGTGAAAAACAG AAATTTGGATATTTTCATCAGTGAAGTTCTGTCCCTCGATTATGAAGTAGCGAAACAAAAGTCACCAACATATCCACGGTTGCAAGTTATCGGTGCAAGCTCACCTTTTGCGGAGACTGGGTATTCATACGCATTCCGCAAGAGTTCACCATGGAAACCGAAGTTTGACTTTGTTATCAACCGGATGAAAGCTGACAATAA GCCGAGTGAGCTGTACAAGAAGTGGGTTTCTTCAGGTGACGAAAAAAGCGAAGATTACCATCAAATGCTGAGTGCCCGCTCCTTAAGTGGCACATTTTTTCTCGGCGCTTCTCTTGCTTTTGTCTCCTTGTTTTTTCTCTTCCTTGAAAACAAACTCTTTGCCAAGGGCTTCATATACACTGACATGATGGGCAACCACGTCGTCGAGAAAGGCCAAAGAAAATACTCAGAGGAAGTTAAAAAGAAGCTATTGGATCTCAGTAAACTGAGCAAAGAAGCGGCAGAATTCCCAGATATTTCAGGCTATCTGCACGATAAGAGAAGAAGCACTTTAATGTTAAGATCTTTTTATAATCCGACAACAGtcaaaagaaaatatgaagaagtTGGAGAGAGTACCACAGCAACCAGTTATGTGTGA
- the LOC138041473 gene encoding NACHT, LRR and PYD domains-containing protein 12-like — MNFKDLFIPETVSILSYIAVFSWIVLDGIVSAIFLDMEINESRSDVGCDVKTTSEKDFIKGKCFDQYQKQFNKLGIPLYAFVIVNFFSVSLVSLVYSVCIKSTVNRLKGALRDAERRLSNPRRIRRRCLFFAYLSQLAAKFALGIIFIVFLKTDLIYPEHFPADFTCSVERGNDLGELFTNQTQSTVYECINQRARKKNSWTNVVAVVNGIFAAFAFVEIVWILSRAKKGRTFMDNRQFYADHLRSNSVQQQEKTPQEEIPLTEVERGCQPAVQEAVSVQNAPSLLNTGEAEELAREQLELTEAIKKMKHDCLNSTEQLHDLKQPFRRKAGEGPKPNDLKTDQIYVNVAIQAGRAFHVFAKNRSEQLKQYPPNSKDCLYATPDDLIDKQHKNVLVVGRPGIGKTLLSTKILRMWASGEAFNGDQDDKKHIVVVFLLKFRRFTSNPLLSLRELLAKAETVERLYDSMWNFVIKSPSQVLFIFDGVDEYSAKEDIAGKDHTCYKNGLEEKMPVSALFNKLAGGQLLRGLNIVTTTRPTAVTCVEDVNFDRTVEILGFTSEKVEDYVEKFTQGVRDAKDKIWGHIKSNMNLFSLCYIPVNCFLICSCLMEIFSLTDTAHTLPTRMTDIYTMVVKIFFFKHNRPSNAQGNLKDYMYLPFNKLPNDHKEIFKRLGEIAFEGVKQGRLLFESSEVSGLEDCGLLHRLPDAKSRFNEPPKAQYCFTHLTLQEFFAAKNVVESLSERKLKNFVSKHINDGAWHMVLQFVAGLLEPDPETKSSNSDIFIKLLPISTEKKQTLTSWPAYEDKQLALNLCNCLYEIDDEKQQAVLQNKIKQIGFNAVDFSWCSLAPVDFAAVSHFLGNASGVLSMDLAVNDLGSLGAKEVQKFLVNTGCKLNSLNLAGNKLTDKAAEHLSAALKHSNCKLNSLNLVRNELTDEGAEHLSAALKHSNCKLNSLDLRNNNITNKAAFCKSVEHINCEVLV; from the coding sequence atgaatttcaaagacTTGTTTATTCCTGAAACTGTTAGCATACTCAGTTATATAGCAGTTTTCTCTTGGATTGTACTTGATGGCATAGTGAGTGCGATATTTTTAGACATGGAGATCAACGAATCAAGATCCGATGTCGGCTGCGATGTGAAAACCACCAGCGAGAAGGATTTCATCAAAGGAAAGTGCTTCGACCAGTACCAAAAGCAATTCAACAAACTCGGCATTCCTCTCTACGCCTTCGTCATTGTTAATTTCTTCTCGGTTTCTTTGGTGTCCCTTGTTTACTCCGTGTGCATCAAGTCTACAGTTAATAGACTCAAGGGCGCTCTCAGAGATGCGGAACGGAGGTTGAGCAATCCAAGACGAATTCGAAGGCGCTGCCTTTTCTTCGCATATTTATCTCAACTGGCCGCAAAATTTGCTCTTGGgataattttcattgttttcctAAAGACCGACTTGATCTATCCCGAGCACTTTCCCGCAGATTTTACCTGTTCTGTTGAGAGAGGCAATGATTTGGGGGAGCTATTTACGAACCAGACACAATCAACAGTTTACGAATGTATCAATCAGAGAGCAAGGAAAAAGAATTCCTGGACCAATGTTGTGGCAGTGGTTAACGGCATTTTCGCAGCTTTTGCTTTCGTAGAGATTGTCTGGATTTTATCACGAGCTAAGAAAGGAAGAACCTTTATGGACAATCGACAGTTTTATGCTGATCATTTGAGATCGAACTCGGTTCAACAACAGGAAAAAACACCTCAAGAAGAAATACCGTTAACTGAGGTAGAAAGGGGTTGTCAACCTGCAGTGCAGGAAGCCGTCAGTGTCCAGAATGCTCCTTCATTACTTAATACGGGCGAAGCGGAAGAACTCGCTCGAGAGCAACTTGAACTGAcagaagccattaaaaaaatgaagcaTGATTGCTTAAATTCCACGGAGCAACTTCATGACTTGAAGCAACCTTTTCGAAGGAAGGCAGGCGAAGGCCCAAAACCCAATGATCTAAAAACTGATCAAATTTATGTCAATGTGGCAATCCAAGCAGGCAGAGCTTTTCATGTCTTCGCGAAAAATAGAAGCGAGCAGCTCAAACAATACCCGCCCAATTCTAAGGACTGTCTGTACGCCACGCCAGACGATCTCATTGACAAACAACACAAGAATGTCCTTGTTGTTGGACGTCCTGGCATAGGAAAGACATTGCTAAGCACGAAAATCCTTCGAATGTGGGCATCTGGTGAAGCCTTTAATGGAGATCAAGATGACAAAAAACACATTGTTGTTGTGTTCCTCCTGAAATTCAGGCGCTTTACAAGCAATCCATTGCTTAGTCTCCGTGAACTGTTGGCTAAAGCAGAAACAGTTGAGCGGTTGTATGATTCTATGTGGaattttgtaattaaaagccCAAGCCAAGTGCTTTTTATTTTTGACGGAGTCGATGAATATTCTGCGAAAGAGGATATCGCTGGAAAAGACCACACATGTTACAAAAATGGCTTGGAGGAGAAGATGCCTGTTTCCGCTTTGTTTAACAAACTAGCGGGAGGACAACTTCTTCGTGGTCTAAACATAGTCACAACAACAAGACCAACGGCAGTGACCTGTGTTGAAGATGTGAACTTTGATAGAACAGTCGAAATCCTTGGATTTACGTCCGAAAAGGTTGAAGACTATGTCGAAAAGTTTACTCAAGGAGTTCGCGACGCAAAGGACAAAATTTGGGGACACATTAAGTCGAACATGAACCTGTTTTCATTGTGTTACATCCCAGTGAACTGTTTTCTTATTTGTTCTTGTCTTATGGAAATTTTCAGTCTCACTGATACAGCACACACCCTGCCGACAAGAATGACTGATATTTACACGATGGTTgtaaagattttcttttttaaacacaATCGGCCAAGCAACGCTCAAGGTAATCTCAAAGATTACATGTACTTGCCGTTTAACAAGCTCCCAAATGATCACAAAGAAATTTTCAAGAGACTGGGAGAAATTGCTTTTGAGGGAGTAAAACAAGGAAGATTGCTGTTTGAGTCAAGCGAAGTCAGTGGTTTGGAAGATTGTGGACTTCTTCACAGATTGCCAGACGCCAAATCCCGTTTTAATGAGCCGCCGAAAGCCCAATATTGCTTTACACATTTGACACTGCAAGAATTCTTCGCTGCAAAAAATGTTGTGGAGTCCTTGAGtgaaagaaaactaaagaaCTTTGTGTCAAAACACATTAACGATGGTGCATGGCATATGGTGCTGCAGTTTGTGGCTGGATTACTCGAGCCTGATCCAGAAACAAAGAGCTCAAACAGCGACATTTTTATCAAACTGCTTCCTATATCGACTGAGAAGAAACAAACGCTGACCTCTTGGCCAGCTTATGAAGACAAACAGCTAGCACTGAACTTATGTAATTGTTTGTACGAGATTGATGATGAAAAACAGCAGGCAgtgttacaaaacaaaattaagcaaaTTGGCTTTAACGCCGTAGATTTTAGTTGGTGTTCACTCGCGCCTGTTGACTTTGCTGCTGTCTCGCATTTCTTAGGAAATGCTTCGGGAGTTTTGAGTATGGATTTGGCGGTGAATGATCTTGGTTCATTGGGTGCAAAAGAAGTGCAAAAGTTTCTTGTCAATACTGGATGCAAACTAAACAGCTTAAACCTCGCAGGTAACAAGTTAACTGATAAAGCAGCCGAGCATTTATCAGCAGCACTAAAGCACAGTAATTGCAAACTAAACAGCTTAAACCTCGTGCGTAACGAGTTAACTGATGAAGGAGCCGAGCATTTATCAGCAGCACTAAAGCACAGTAATTGCAAACTAAACAGCTTAGACCTCAGGAATAACAATATTACTAATAAAGCCGCCTTCTGTAAATCAGTGGAGCATATTAATTGCGAAGTTTTAGTTTGA